TGTACCTCTCGGTCGTCCTTTAGCCAATACCCAAATATATTTACTCGATAACTATTGCCAACCTGTCCCCTTGGGTGTAACAGGAGAAATCTATATAGGTGGAGATAATGTAGCTAGAGGATATATAAATCAACCAGAACTAACTAACGAGCGATTTATTCGTAATCCATTCAGTAGTGAACCTGAAGCAAGACTTTATAAAACTGGGGATTTAGGATGCTATAAACCTGATGGTAACTTAGAATTTTTGGGTCGAATGGATGACCAAGTAAAATTACATGGTTATCGCATTGAACTAGGGGAAATTGAAGCTGTACTTTGTCAACATTCACAAGTAAGAGAATTAGTTGTAGTTGCAAAAGAAGCTCATCCAGGGAAAAAGCAGCTTGTAGCTTATATAGTTGGGCAAGAAGATTTAAAACCTGCCCAATTGCGCGATTTTATCAAGCAAAAACTGCCTGAATATATGGTGCCTTCACAATTTGTGTTCTTGAAGGCTTTACCACTAACAGCTAATGGTAAAATCGATAAAAAAGCTTTACCAGCAACAAATGCAGTTAAACCAGAATTCCTTGCTGCTTTTGTTGCACCGCATACTCCAGTAGAAATTGCATTAGCTAAAATTTGGGCAGAGCTTCTCAATTTAGAGCAAGTTAGTATTCACGATAACTTCTTTGAATTGGGTGGAGATTCGATTATTAGTATTCAGGCGATCGCTAAAGCAAATCAAGTAGGTTTACGTCTCACTCCTAAGCAAATTTTTGAACACCAAACTATTGCTAAACTTGCATTAGTTGCCGATACTAGTTTAACAACAGAATCAGAACAAGGATTGGTAGTTGGTACTGTACCACTGACACCAATTCAACATAGCTTTTTTGGTCAAAATTTACCAGAGGCGCATCATTTTAATCAATCGTTGTTGCTAGAATTACAGCAAGATATCGAACCTAACATTTTACAGCAAGCAATACAGTGTTTACTAGCACACCATGACGCACTTCGCTTACGTTTTCGCCCCACAGCTAATGGTTGGGAATCGTTTAATGCTGGTGTTGAAGCTGAAGTACCATTTACTAAATTCGATTTTTCCGAACTACCTCTACAACAAAAAGTGGTTATTGAAGCCAAAGCCACAGAACTACAGGCAAGCTTGGATTTATCAAATGGTTCCATTGTGAGGGTGGCACTATTTGATTTAGGTTCCCAGCAAAATAATCGCTTACTGTTTATCATTCATCATTTAGCTATTGATGGCGTTTCTTGGCGAATTTTATTGTCAGATTTGCAAACAGCTATAGAAAAACTTCAGCAAAATCAAGCAATTCAATTGCCAGCCAAAACTACTTCTTTTAAACAATGGAGTGAACGTCTGCAAGAATATGCAAATACAAAGACGCTACACTCACAATTAGATTTCTGGTGTTCTGAGTTGAGAAAACGAGTTTCTCCGTTACCAGTGGACTATGTAGGCGGATTAAATACTGTATCTACAAGTCAAACTTTTTCTGTATTCCTCAATGAAACTGAGACACAAGCACTACTGCAAGAAGTTCCAGCCAAGTACCATACACAAATAAATGATGTTTTGTTAACAGCACTAGCAAGAACCTTTGCAGCATGGACAGGAGAACAAACGCTGTTAGTTAACTTAGAGGGACATGGACGAGAAGACATTTTTGCTGATATTGATTTATCTCGTACAGTTGGTTGGTTTACTACCGTCTTTCCAGTTCTGTTGAATTTAGAAAATAGTGCGATTGGAGATGCTTTAAAAGCAATTAAAGAACAGCTACGTAGTATACCCAATCGAGGTTTTGATTATGGTGTATTGCGTTATCTGTGCAGCGATACTGCTGAAAGTTTAGCTGCTATACCTCAAGCAGAAGTTTGTTTTAACTATTTAGGACAATTTGACCAAATTTTACAAGAATCTTCTTTATTTAAATTAGCATCAGAATCGAGTCGTACAGAACGTAGTCCTTTAGGAAACCGTCGTCATCTCATAGATATTAGCGGGTTTGTGAGTGGAAGCCGCCTGCAACTGGATTGGACTTATAGCACCAAAATACATAAAGACACTACTGTGTCAAATCTAGCGGATAAATTTGTCCAAGCACTGCGGGAAATTATTAGTCATTGTCAATCAGTTGATGCAGGAGGTTATACCCCTTCTGATTTCTCCAAAGCAAAAGTAAGCCAAAAAGACCTCGACTTTTTACTGGCAAAAATTAACCGAGGGAGTGGGAAGTAAAACATATGAAAGCTGACAATATCCAAGATATTTATGAACTATCACCTTTACAACAAGGAATTCTCTTTCATAGTTTGTATGCTCCCGAATCGGCTGTTTATTTTGTCCAGTTATGTTACTTCCTGAAAGGCAATTTTAATGTTGTAGCTTTTGAACAAGCTTGGCAAGAAGTAGTCAACCGCCACACTATTTTACGCACAGCTTTTTATTGGGAAAATCTAGAAAAACCTTTACAGGTTGTGCATCGGGAAGTCAAAATATCGCTAATACAGTACGATTGGCGAAATCTAAACCCAAATGAGTCGTCGCAGAAATTGCATAATTTTTTGGAGAGCGATCGCACCTGCAATTTCGACTTAACACAACCATGCCCAATGCGGCTGAATTTAATTCGCTGTAACGATGATTCTTATTACTTGGTTTGGAGTAAACATCATCTTATTTTAGATGGTTGGTCAACAGCTTTAGTTTTAAAAGAAGTAGTAGAAATTTACCAATCGCTTTGCCAAGGTAAAAATTTACCTTTATTATTAGAGAGTTCCTTTGGTGATTATATTGGTTGGTTACAACAACAAGATTTAAACAAAGCAAAGGAATTTTGGCAACAGTCATTACAGGGCTTTACAGCACCCACGCCCTTAATTAATTTAAATAATAAAAACTTATCCAACCAACCAGAGAAATACAATCGGCAAGTAATCAAGCTTTCACAAACAACCACCACAGCACTACAATCTTTAGCAAAACAGAATCAACTCACACTCAACACCCTTGTCCAAGGAGCTTACGCTCTACTTTTAAGCCGCTACAGTAGAGAAACAGATGTAGTTTATGGTGTAACAATCTCCGGTCGTCCAGCAGATTTAGCCAAAGCCGAGTCTATAGTGGGGATGTTTATCAATACTCTACCTGTACGAGTCACAATTGATACTAAAGAATCTTTGTTATCTTGGTTGAGAAAATTACAATCACAACTAGCAGAAATAAGGCAATATGAATATAGCCCACTGGTAGAAGTGCAAGGTTGGAGTGAAGTACCAAGAGGGATGCCTTTATTTGAAAGCATATTAGTATTTGAAAATTACCCAGTAGACAGGATTTTAAAAGAATGGCAAGGGAATTTAGTAGTTCAAAGCATTAGTACTGTCGATCGCACTAACTATCCCTTAACAGTTAGTGTTCTTCCTGGTGAAGAGTTAGAAATTGTTATAGATTATCAGAGCGATCGCTTTGATTTTGCCACCATCCACAGAATGTTAGGACATCTCCAAACATTGTTGCAAGGCATGGTGAGTCATCCTTACAGTGAAATAAAAGATTTATCACTGTTAACAGATACAGAGAAACACCAGCTATTAGTATGGAATAGCAACAAAGTTGATTATCCCCAAAATATTTGCCTTCATCAGCTATTTGAAAACATTGTTAAGCAAACACCTCAGGCGATCGCAGTAGAGTTTGCAGGTAGAAGTCTTACTTATCAACAACTAAATCAGCAAGCTAATAAAGTCGCTCATTATTTACAGAAATTAGGAGTAATACCCGACCAATTAATTGGTATTTGTGTAGAACGCTCATTAGAAATGGCGATCGCACTTTTAGGTATTTTAAAAGCAGGTGGTGCTTATGTACCATTAGACCCAGATCAACCACAGCAACGTTTAGAATTCATGTTGCAGGATGCGGGTTGTAATATCCTACTCACTCAAAAGCGACTGGTTGAAACTATTTCCACCTATGCAGAGAAAGTCATATATTTAGATGCAGATTGGGAATTAATTGCTAACGAAGAAGAATCTAACCCAACCAGCAACGTACAACCAGAAAATTTAGCCTACCTGATTTACACCTCTGGTTCTACGGGTAAATCGAAAGGGGTAATGATTCAACATAACAACCTTGTTAATGCTTACTATGCTTGGGAAAAAGCTTATCAACTAAGTTCTCAAGTTCGCTGTCATTTACAAATGGCTAGCTTTTCCTTTGATGTTTTTTCTGGAGATTTAATTCGGGCTTTGTGTTCTGGTGGAAAGTTAGTGCTGTGTCCAAGGGAAATACTTCTAGAACCCCAACAACTCTATGAATTGATGCGTCAACACAAAATTGACTGCGCGGAATTTGTACCAGTTGTATTAAGAAACCTTGTGCAGTACCTAGAAAAAAGCCAACAAAAACTCGATTTTATGCGGTTGGTTATCTGTGGTTCTGATAGTTGGTATGGAGCCGAGTATAGTAAATTCCGTGATGTTCTTGGTAAAGAAACACGGTTAATTAACTCTTTTGGTGTAACCGAAGCCACAATCGACAGTTCATATTTTGAACACGCCACAGTAGAGTTACCAGCTCAACAGTTAGTACCAATTGGCACACCTTATACTAACAGCCAACTTTATATATTAGATGACTATTTACAACCAGTACCAGTAGGCGTTACTGGAGAACTTTACATTGGTGGTGAAGGTTTAGCCAGAGGGTATCACAACCATCCAGAATTAACCACCGAAAGGTTTATTACTAATATTTTCAGCCAAAAACCACAAGAACGGCTTTATAAAACTGGTGACTTAGTTCGCTATCTTCCAGATGGAAACATCGAGTTTTTAGGACGCATTGACAACCAAGTCAAACTTCGCGGTTTTCGGATTGAACTGGGAGAAATTGAGGCAGTCCTGAGTAAATATCCACCCCTCCGAGAAGCTGTGGTTATAGTTAGAGAAGATAACCCTGGTGACAAACGTTTAGTAGCATATATCGTTCCTACTACTGGGAATTTTGACTCAGCAAATAATAGTGAACTGATACCACAGTTACGAAAATACTTGAAAGCAAGTCTACCACAGTATATGGTGCCTTCTGCTTTTGTACTCTTGGAAAAATTACCACTGACACCAAATGGTAAAATAGACCGCAAAGCCCTGCCTATACCAGATGCCGCTAGACCCGAATTACAAACGGTTTTCATCACACCCCGCACTCCAATTGAGGAAACGCTGGTGCAGATATGGACTGAAACCCTACGACTCAAGAAAGTTGGTATTAATGACAATTTTTTTGAGTTAGGTGGAGATTCGATACTGAGTCTGCAAATTATTGCTAAAGCTAAACAAGCTGGGTTGCAGCTAACCCCCAGACAGATATTTGAATATCAGACAATTGCCGATTTAGCTGCTGTAGCAGGTACAATTACAAAAATTGAAACCGAACAAGGTCTTGTTACGGGTTCTTTACCTCTAACTCCTATTCAAAGTTGGTTTTTTGAACAGGTACTTGTTGATTCCCATCACTGGAATCAAGCGGTATTGCTAGAAGTAGATCGAAGTTGTAACCCAATTTTATTAGAGCAGGTTATCTGCCAATTACTGACTCACCACGATGCACTGCGTTTGCGCTTTATGCAAACTGAATCTGGTTGGGAGTCAATTATTGCAGCTCCCGATCGAATATCACCTTTTTCGATTATTGATTTATCAAGCCTATCCCAAAGCGAGCAGAAGCAGGCTATGGAGGCTAAAGCTACTGCTCTACAAGCCAGCTTAAATTTATCAAAAGGTCCATTAGTTCAAGTTGCTTTATTTGTAATGGGGGCAAAACAACCCAACAGATTATTATTTACCGTTCACCATCTCGCCATTGATGGAGTTTCCTGGCGGATTTTGCTAGAAGACCTACAAACTGCTTACCAACAACTCAGCCGAGAGCAAGAGATACAACTACCAGCGAAAACTACTTCGGTAAAACAGTGGGCTGAAAAACTTCAAGAATACGCTAACTCGGAAACTGTAAAAGCAGAAATAAATTATTGGTTGAGTCAGTCTTACCAAAATATTTCTTCTTTGCCTATTGACGATTTAAATGGAGAAAATACTGTAGCTTCAGCTTGTACCATTTCAGTTAGTCTTACCCAGGAAGAAACCGAAGCTTTATTACATGAAGTACCAGCAGCCTATCAAACTCAAATTAATGATATTTTGCTAACTGCTCTTGTGCAGACATTTTATCAATGGACTGGTCATAGTTCACTTTTGATTAATTTGGAAGGTCACGGACGAGAAGACATTTTAGAAAACGTGGATTTATCCCGTACTGTTGGCTGGTTTACTAGTATCTTTCCGGTGGTGTTAGATATCACAGCCACTTTTAGTAATGGAGAAGCATTAAAGACGGTAAAAGAACAATTGCGTAATATTCCTTGTAAAGGTATTAACTATGGTGTATTGCGTTATCTCAGTGAAAAGTCAATTGCTGATGTGCAAACTTTACCCCAAGCAGAGATAACATTTAACTTCTTAGGTCAGTTTGACCAAGTAATTTCTGAAACCTCTATGTTTCGACCTGCTGCTGAATCTGCTGGAGAAACACAAAGTCCTAGAGGAAGCCGCGACTGTTTGCTGGAGGTAGGTGCATTAATTGTTTGTAGTCAACTGCATATAAATTGGACTTATAGCAAAGCATTACATAAACAAACCACGGTTGAAAAGCTGGCTCAAGTATTTATTGAAGCGTTGCGATCGCTCATTGTTCACTGTCAGTCCCCCGAAGCTGAGGGTTACACTCCTTCTGATTTTCCCCAGATGCAGTTTAGTCAACAAGAACTGGATCGATTAATGGCAGAACTCGGTTAGCCTTAAGGTAATTAATAATGAATAAGAAAAATATTGAAAATATCTATCCACTTTCACCTATCCAGCAGGGTATGCTCTTTCATACCCTTTCCACACCAGAATCAGGGGTTTATTTTGTTCAAAGTTGTTATACGTTTACTAAAACTATTGACATTCCAGCTTTTAAACAAGCTTGGCAACAAATCATAAATCAGCATCCAATTTTACGCACGTCTTTTTACTGGAAGCAGCACAAAGAGCCGTTTCAGGTAGTGCATAGATTTGTGGAGTTACCTTGGCAAGAATATGACTGGCAATCCTTGTCAGTTGTTGAGCAGCAAGAAAGCCTAGAAGTCTTCTTGCAAGCAGACCGCCAGAAAGGGTTTGATATTTCTCAGCCACCCCTGATGCGCTTGATTTTAATTCAGCTAGCCCAAGAGACTTACCATTTTATTTGGAGTAGCCACCATTTGCTTTTAGATGGGTGGTCTACAGCTTTAGTGCTTCAGCAAGTTTTTCAGACTTACGAATCACTTTGTCAAGGGCAAGTTTTACCATTACCACGTTCTCGTCCTTATGCAGATTACATTGCTTGGCTGCAACAGCAGAATTTAGATCGAGCTGAAGCATTTTGGCGTAAGGTTCTGAAGGGTTTTACTGCACCCACTCAGTTGAGAATCGGTAGTTTGTCAAATTCAGCTACAGGATCTGGGGAAGAATCAATCAAGCTATCACCAGTAACAACAGTCGCCCTGCAAACATTAGCGCGACAGCACAAGTTGACCTTAAATACTGTTTTACAGGGAGCTTGGGCTATCCTCCTGAGCCGCTATAGCGGTGAAGAAGATGTTGTTTTTGGAGCAACTTCTGCTGGTCGTCCACCTGCATTAGTCGGTTCGGAATCAATGGTGGGGCTGTTTATTAACACTTTACCAGTGCGGGTACAGGTTTCTGGGAATGAGTTGCTGATTCCTTGGCTGCAAAAACTCCAGGCGCAACAATTAGAGGCGCAACAATATGAATATAGCCCTTTAGTACAAGTACAGGGATGGAGTGAAGTTCGTAGAGATTTGCCCCTGTTTGAGAGTATTTTTGTATTTGAAAACTATCCTGTAGACGCTTCGTTAAAAGAATGGGCTACAGAAATGCAGATCCATAATATTCGGTCTGTAGAATCGACAAACTATCCCATCACGTTTTCAGTTGGGGTAAGTACAGAGTTATCGTTAAAGATTTTATATGATTGCAGCAGGTTTGATGTAGCCACCATCAGAGCGATATTAGTCCATCTAAAAACTTTACTGGAGGGTATAGTTGTAAATCCTAGTCGATCGCTCTTTTCACTACCTTTGTTAACAAAAACTGAGCAAAATCAACTTTTAGAATGGAATACCATCACAACTGAGTACCCGCAGGATAAGTGCATTCATCAATTATTTGAGGAACAGGTAGAAAAAACACCAGATGCTGTAGCTGTAGTTTTTGAAGAGCAACATCTCACCTATCGAGAACTAAATCAGCGAGCCAATCAACTAGCACATTACTTGCAAAAATTGGGTATTGAGTCAGAGGCATTAGTGGGAATTTGTGTCGAGCGTTCTTTAGAAATGGTAATTGGCATTTTAGGGATTCTTAAAGCTGGTGGTGCTTATATCCCTCTCGACCCAAGCTACCCCCAACAGCGTTTAGCTTTCATGCTAGAAAACTCCCAAATTCAGGTTTTATTATCCCAGCAGAACTTAGTCGCACAACTAGGGGATTATGCAGCCAAAGTCATCTGTTTAGATACCGATTGGGAAAAAATTGCTCAAGCAAGCCAAGAAAACCCATTAACTGATGTCAGCAGCCATAACTTAGCTTATGTAATTTACACCTCTGGTTCCACTGGTATACCCAAAGGTGTGTTAATTCAGCATTCCAATGTAGTAAGACTGTTAGCAGCTACTCAAGCTTGGTTTGAATTTAATAGTAATGATGTGTGGACTTTATTCCATTCCTACGCATTTGATTTCTCAGTTTGGGAAATTTGGGGTGCGCTGCTTTATGGCGGACGGTTAGTGGTTGTGCCTTATTGGGTCAGTCGCTCTCCAGAAGAGTTTTATAAATTACTCTCCACTCAAGGGATAACGGTTCTCAACCAAACGCCTTCCGCCTTTTACCAACTGATTCAAGCCGATGCTGTTTTGCAGCAGCACTCATTGAATCTACGGTTTGTTATTTTTGGTGGCGAAGCCTTAGTACTGCAAAGCCTAAAACCCTGGTTTGAGCGACATGGCGATCGCTCACCGCAGCTCGTTAATATGTACGGCATTACCGAAACCACCGTTCACGTCACTTATCGTCGGTTAACCCAAGAAGATGTGATGCAGTCTTTAGGTAGCGTAATTGGTCGTCCGATCCCAGATTTACAGGTGTACCTACTCGACCAAAACCAGCAACTTTTACCTATTGGCGTAGCCGGTGAAATGTATGTTGGTGGTGCTGGAATAGCGCGGGGTTATCTGAACCAACCAGAACTAACTACACAAAGATTTATCTCCAACCCCTTTAGCCGCAAACCAGATGCACGTCTTTACAAAACAGGTGATTTAGCTCGTTATTTACCAAGTGGGGAACTAGAGTACATTGGTCGGATTGATAACCAAGTTAAAATTCGGGGCTTCCGCATTGAACTAGGAGAAATTGAAGCTGCTATCAACCAACACCCATCTGTATCTACGAGTGTGGTTGTCATGCGCCAAGATGAATCCGCAAATCAAATAGTAGCTTATATAACTCTATATCCAGAGCAAATAGTAACAATTGCTCAACTGCGCCGCTTCTTAGAGTCAAAGCTGCCAAACTATATGGTGCCAACAGCTATTGTAGTGTTAGAAGCGTTACCTTTGACACCCAATGGTAAAATAGACAGACGAGCATTGCCAGCACCTAACCTAACACAGCTAATATCTGAATCTAATTTTGTAGCTCCTGCCACACCAGTAGAAGAAATGCTCGCTGGAGTTTGGGCGAAGGTACTGGGTTTAGAAAAGGTAGGTGTAAACGATAACTTCTTTGATTTGGGCGGACATTCCCTTCTAGCAACTCGTGTTATATCCCAGATCCGGCAAGTATTTGAGGTAGAGATACCAATACGTCGCTTGTTTGAATTGCCAACACTAAGCGAGTTAGCTAAAGAAATTCAAACAGCAATTAACGCCGACAAAAGATTAGAGTTACCACCGATCGAGCGCATTGAGCGATCGCCAGAATTACCCTTATCCTTTGCCCAACAGCGATTATGGTTTCTTAGCCAGTTAGAGCCGGATAGCCCTTTTTACAATATTCCTGCTGCTGTGCGCCTAGAAGGACAGTTAAATCTCGCAGCACTAGAACAGAGTTTTAATGAAATTCTCCGCCGTCACGAAGTTTTGCGAACCAATTTTCGGACAGTCGAAGGGCAAGCCATAGCAGTCGTTTCACCGACAACACCAGGGTTATTATCAGTAATTGACCTGAGCGAATTACCGCCAGATCGACGAGAAACCAAGGTCAGACAACTAGCCCTAGCAGAGGCGCAGCAGCCGTTTAACCTAGAGGCTGACACTCTGCTACGAGTGAAATTACTCCGCTTGAGCGAACAGGAATACGTCACACTATTGACCATGCATCACATTGTCTCTGATGGTTGGTCAATAGATGTGCTAGTGCGTGAGGCAGCAATACTTTATCAAGCTTTTTGTGAGGGGCAACCTTCGCCTTTACCCGAACTCGAAATTCAGTATGCAGACTTCACAGCTTGGCAGAAACAATGGCTTGAGGGAGAAGTACTAGAATCCCAGCTTGCTTACTGGCTAAAACAGCTAGATGGTGCGCCAGCCGTACTAGAGTTAGCAACTGACTATCCGCGACCGACTATTCAATCCTCCCGTGGTGCAAAATATTCTTTCTGTTTGTCTCCTGAGCAATCTCTGGCGTTAAAATCTTTGAGCCAGCAACAGGGAAGCACTTTGTTCATGACCTTACTGACAGCTTTTAAGACACTGCTACACCGCTACACCGGAAGCAATGATATTGTCATAGGTTCTCCCATCGCTAATCGTAACCACAGCCAGATAGAAGGTTTAATTGGTTTCTTTGCCAATACCCTGGTGTTGCGGACTAATCTTGAAGGCAATCCCAGTTTTCAAGAGTTGCTGCATCGGGTTAAAGAAGTAGCTTTAGGAGCTTATACCCACCAAGATACGCCTTTTGAACTGCTAGTGGAAAAAATACAGCCACAGCGAGACTTAAGCCATACACCCCTATTCCAGGTGATGTTTGTGCTTCAAAATGCACAAAACTCAGAGGTAGAGTTACCTGGTTTGACTTTAAGTACTCTCGAAAGTGACAGCGGTACTGCGAAGTTCGATTTGACACTAAACATGAGAGAGACAGAGGAGGGACTAGTAGGAACTATAGAGTACAGTATCGATTTATTTGAGCCGCAAACTATACAAAGGATGGCAGGGCATTTACAGATGTTACTAGGTGGTATCATTGCTAATCCAGAACAACAGCTTTCTGAATTACCCCTGTTAACAGCAGATGAGCAACACCAATTATTAGTAGGCTGGAATCAAACTCAGGTTGAATATCCCCAAGACAAGTGCATCCATCAACTATTTGAAGCACAGGTAGAACGCACGCCAGATGCAGTTGCAGTAGTATTTGAAAATGAGCAACTTACCTATCACCAACTAAATCAGCGAGCTAACCAAGTAGCACATTACTTGCAAAAACTGGGAGTTGGGACAGAGGTACTGGTGGGGATTTGTGTAGAGCGTTCCATAGAAACGATCGTCGGGCTATTGGGAATTCTCAAGGCAGGCGGGGCATATCTACCACTAGATCCAAATTACCCTCAAGAGCGTTTAGCTTTCATGCTCCAAGATGCTCAAGTAAAAATACTACTGACTCAAGCACATCTATTAGAGACATTACCTCCTCATCAAGCCAAAACAATTTGTATTGATAGAGACTGGCAAATTATCAAGAATGAAAGCAGAGAAAATATTAATACTCTAGTTTCATCAATTAATAATGCCTACATTCTTTATACATCTGGCTCAACTGGTCAACCAAAAGCAGTGGTCATCGATCGTCAAAACGTTATTGGCTTAATATATTGGGCGAAAGAAATATTTAGCTACCAAGACCTATCTGGTGTTTTAGCATCAACCTCTATCTGTTTTGATTTATCAGTATTTGAAATATTTGTGCCTCTAAGTTGGGGTGGGAAAGTAATTGTTACAGAAAATCTGTTGCATTTGCACTCTTCAGTTGCTGCTCAAGAAGTAACTTTAATTAATACTGTTCCATCCGCGATCGCTGAATTACTTAGAATTGATGGTATACTCGCTTGTGTACGTACCATTAATTTAGCAGGTGAAGCTTTGCCTCAAAAAGTGGTGCAACAGTTGTATCAAAAAACTTCTGTACAAAACGTCTTTAATCTTTATGGTCCTACGGAAGATACGACCTATTCTACATTTTCTCTTGTTAACGCAGAAGATGATTTAATTACTATTGGTCGCCCAATTGCTAACACCCAAATTTATATATTGGATAGTCAGTTAAAACTATCACCAATTGGTATACCTGGTGAAGTATACATTTTTAGTACTGGTCTTGCACGAGGCTATCTTAACCGCCCAACGCTAACAGCAGAAAAATTCATTCCCAACCCATTTAGTCATAAACCAGGTGCGCGTCTGTACAAAACTGGCGACTTAGCCCGTTACCTACCTAACGGTAATATAGAGTTCCTTGGACGTATTGACCACCAAGTTAAAATTCGCGGATTCCGAATTGAACTAGGAGAAATTGAAGCGGTACTTAGCCAACATCCAGCAGTACAAGCATCTGTGGTTATTGCTGAAGAACAGCGAATAGTTGCTTATTGGGTGGCGAAACAACAACCTGCACCTGCAATTAGTGAATTGCGCCACTTTCTCGGTCAGAATTTGCCCCAGTATATGATTCCGGCTACATTTGTGCAGTTACCAGCTTTACCACTGACACCAAATGGCAAAGTAGATAGAAAAGCATTGCCAGCACCAGATGACGTTAGACCAGAATTAGATAAACAGTTTATAGCTCCGCGTACCCCGATAGAAGCTAAACTAGCTCAAATCTGGGCAGAAGTTCTGCGTGTAGAACAAGTGGGGATTGAAGACAACTTCTTTGAACTAGGTGGAGATTCAATTTTAACTATTCAGATAGTTGCTAAAGCTAACCAAGCAGGTTTAAGGCTGACTGCAAAACAGTTATTTCAGTACCAAAATATTGCTGAATTAGCTACCGTCTGTCTGACTACTGACGAGACTACTCAAGCCGAGCAAGGGATTGTTACAGGTTTAGTACCTCTGACACCCATCCAGCAATGGTTTTTCCGTCGAAATTTACCAGAGTTACACCATTACAACCAAGCTGTTTTATTAGAAATTCAACCAGCGATCGCTCCAGATGTGTTAAGGCAGAGTATACAGCATTTATACATCCACCACGATGCTCTGCGGCTACGGTTTGAGCAACCTAATTCTGGCTGGGAGCAGGTAATAGCACCACCTGAAAAAGAAGTAACGTTGGCACGATTCGATTTTTCTACACTATCAGCAGCAGAACAACAGCCAGCTATCGAAG
This window of the Chroococcidiopsis thermalis PCC 7203 genome carries:
- a CDS encoding non-ribosomal peptide synthetase codes for the protein MKADNIQDIYELSPLQQGILFHSLYAPESAVYFVQLCYFLKGNFNVVAFEQAWQEVVNRHTILRTAFYWENLEKPLQVVHREVKISLIQYDWRNLNPNESSQKLHNFLESDRTCNFDLTQPCPMRLNLIRCNDDSYYLVWSKHHLILDGWSTALVLKEVVEIYQSLCQGKNLPLLLESSFGDYIGWLQQQDLNKAKEFWQQSLQGFTAPTPLINLNNKNLSNQPEKYNRQVIKLSQTTTTALQSLAKQNQLTLNTLVQGAYALLLSRYSRETDVVYGVTISGRPADLAKAESIVGMFINTLPVRVTIDTKESLLSWLRKLQSQLAEIRQYEYSPLVEVQGWSEVPRGMPLFESILVFENYPVDRILKEWQGNLVVQSISTVDRTNYPLTVSVLPGEELEIVIDYQSDRFDFATIHRMLGHLQTLLQGMVSHPYSEIKDLSLLTDTEKHQLLVWNSNKVDYPQNICLHQLFENIVKQTPQAIAVEFAGRSLTYQQLNQQANKVAHYLQKLGVIPDQLIGICVERSLEMAIALLGILKAGGAYVPLDPDQPQQRLEFMLQDAGCNILLTQKRLVETISTYAEKVIYLDADWELIANEEESNPTSNVQPENLAYLIYTSGSTGKSKGVMIQHNNLVNAYYAWEKAYQLSSQVRCHLQMASFSFDVFSGDLIRALCSGGKLVLCPREILLEPQQLYELMRQHKIDCAEFVPVVLRNLVQYLEKSQQKLDFMRLVICGSDSWYGAEYSKFRDVLGKETRLINSFGVTEATIDSSYFEHATVELPAQQLVPIGTPYTNSQLYILDDYLQPVPVGVTGELYIGGEGLARGYHNHPELTTERFITNIFSQKPQERLYKTGDLVRYLPDGNIEFLGRIDNQVKLRGFRIELGEIEAVLSKYPPLREAVVIVREDNPGDKRLVAYIVPTTGNFDSANNSELIPQLRKYLKASLPQYMVPSAFVLLEKLPLTPNGKIDRKALPIPDAARPELQTVFITPRTPIEETLVQIWTETLRLKKVGINDNFFELGGDSILSLQIIAKAKQAGLQLTPRQIFEYQTIADLAAVAGTITKIETEQGLVTGSLPLTPIQSWFFEQVLVDSHHWNQAVLLEVDRSCNPILLEQVICQLLTHHDALRLRFMQTESGWESIIAAPDRISPFSIIDLSSLSQSEQKQAMEAKATALQASLNLSKGPLVQVALFVMGAKQPNRLLFTVHHLAIDGVSWRILLEDLQTAYQQLSREQEIQLPAKTTSVKQWAEKLQEYANSETVKAEINYWLSQSYQNISSLPIDDLNGENTVASACTISVSLTQEETEALLHEVPAAYQTQINDILLTALVQTFYQWTGHSSLLINLEGHGREDILENVDLSRTVGWFTSIFPVVLDITATFSNGEALKTVKEQLRNIPCKGINYGVLRYLSEKSIADVQTLPQAEITFNFLGQFDQVISETSMFRPAAESAGETQSPRGSRDCLLEVGALIVCSQLHINWTYSKALHKQTTVEKLAQVFIEALRSLIVHCQSPEAEGYTPSDFPQMQFSQQELDRLMAELG